In the Limanda limanda chromosome 1, fLimLim1.1, whole genome shotgun sequence genome, one interval contains:
- the LOC133009353 gene encoding angiopoietin-related protein 5-like, with translation MKSLVPYFVLILVLLSSQTDAKKTKTVSSQGPDCTQIKALSPHASSGVYVIHPHGVKTPFKVYCEMQADGGWMVFQRRSGGEVSFDRKWAAYEHGFGNLTHDHWLGLKKVFSVTKDKTKSWTMRVDLSDHQGVAAIAQYIDFRVANGKKGYRLHVGEYTGDAGDAIRGADGGVDQNGYRFSTFDRDNDGCSPCIFGDIAQNKCTMSEGGGWWYSRCGSASLNGHWHPVGDHIGYGTGLHWRTWKSHKMSSAKTSRMMIKSV, from the exons ATGAAGAGTCTGGTTCCATATTTTGTACTCATCTTGGTGTTACTCTCAAGCCAAACAGATGCCAAAAAGACTAAG acagttTCTTCTCAAG GACCAGACTGCACACAGATCAAAGCTCTCTCTCCACATGCATCCAGTGGAGTTTATGTAATCCACCCTCATGGAGTCAAGACCCCGTTTAAG GTGTACTGCGAGATGCAGGCAGATGGAGGCTGGATGGTGTTTCAGAGGCGCAGCGGAGGAGAGGTTTCCTTCGACAGAAAGTGGGCTGCATATGAACATGGTTTTGGAAACCTGACAC ACGACCACTGGCTTGGTCTGAAGAAGGTTTTCTCTGTGACCAAGGACAAGACCAAGTCGTGGACCATGCGAGTGGATTTATCGGACCACCAAGGGGTCGCTGCCATTGCTCAGTACATAGACTTCAGAGTGGCAAATGGGAAGAAAGGTTACAGACTGCATGTCGGGGAATACACGGGAGACGCAG GTGACGCCATCCGTGGTGCCGACGGAGGCGTTGACCAGAACGGCTACCGTTTCAGCACTTTTGACCGTGACAACGACGGCTGCTCACCGTGCATCTTTGGTGACATTGCTCAAAATAAATGCACCATGTCAGAGGGCGGCGGCTGGTGGTACAGCCGCTGTGGTTCTGCCAGTCTGAATGGTCACTGGCATCCTGTTGGGGATCACATTGGCTACGGTACCGGCCTCCACTGGCGAACCTGGAAATCTCACAAGATGTCCTCGGCCAAGACCAGCAGAATGATGATCAAGTCTGTGTGA